The Oscillospiraceae bacterium sequence ACCCCGCAGCCCCAAGAGACCGTCAATTTTATAGTCAATATGCTGTTCGGCTCCGAGCAGAACTATCTCGAGTGCTGGCTGGGCACCCCGGACCATTACATTCTGAACAGTGACGGTTCGATTACATTTAAGTTGGTGAAGGATACCAAGGGAAACTATATCCATCCCGGCATGCCGAATCTGGCGGGCGGATTGTCGGATATTTTCCCTTATTCGGACGCGAATATCTTTTACAGTCAAGATGGCGTTATCGACATGGAAACGACCACCTCTTACGGAAAATACAATTCGATTTTGAAACAACAAAATGATTTATTCAAAAGCGGGGCAGTTGTTGAAATTCCGTTGAAATACTTCGTTTTGCACTCGAAAGCATATGATGCGAGAAAAACCGACATCGGTTTGTTGTATTCGGAATATTTTGAAAAGGCCATCACAAGTTCCGACCAAACGGTGCAGCAGATCCTTGATGAATACAAAGCAAAAATGTTCAATCTCGGAGGCAACCAAATGCTCGACCAGATGAACGCCGCCATCGGTAAAAAAACCGCATATTATTACGGGTAATCCTTCTTGCCTCCCGCCGTGACGCTTGTGTCACGGTGTACTCATCAACGGTGCGCCGTTGACGCGGGAGGGAAGGAATTGCTTGCAATTCTTCTTGACGAATTATTTCATAATTCGTCTGACGTCTTGCAACGGTGGTGGGATTCTTGCTCAGATAACAGTAGATATTTTAAAACGTAAAGTGACATATGAAAGGGGAACAATCATGAAAAAACCGATCAAACTCGCCGTTTCACTCATCATCTGCGGCATGATGTTTTTATCCGGCTGCGCATCGGCACCCAACACCTCGCTGCCGGGTGAACTGCTCGGGAAAGAAACCGGTTATCCCCAAACCCTGAACATCATCGCACCCTATTTCTTTTGGGACGGGAACGCGGCCGGTGAAAATGCCCGGACCGCCGGGCAGCAATGGCTGGACGAAATGTCGGCCCGCTACGGCGTGAATATCAACGTCATTTCGAATTCTTTTGCCGAAGACGGTACTTTTAAATCCGCGTTTTCCGGTGTGGATAAAAAGACATTTTCGGGTTTGGCTCAAGCGGAATCGATCGCTTACCTTCAGGAGATCGTCAATTCCGATTTAGCGCTTCCGCTGGACGAATACCTTGCCGATAACGCAGTTTGGAATGCTCTGCCCGAGGAGCTCAAATCCACATTTAAAGTGAACGGGCATATTTATGCCGTCCCCGCGAACGTTGAAGATTATATGTACTCCCGCGTTTTTCAAAAAGACGCGGTTGACCGGACGGGGATCACCGTCACCGATCTCCAATCGCTGAAAGAGTTTGCCGCCGCTTATGCAAAAGCGTCGGGAAACTATACGATCATTGCCAATGGCAATAACGATATTACCGACATTTTAAATGCCTTCGGATTATATTACGGCGAGGGCCCCAAAAACCCAATCGGTTATGATCCGTCGGAAGACTGCTTTACGGACTTTTTAACCAAGGGCAATGCCGTCGGCGCGCTGGAGTATTTGAGAGAGCTCTATACCGCGGGCGGATTGAAATGCGGTTTCAATGAGTATAAACCCAAAGATTCCGACGAACCGAAACCCGTTTCAACAAAGTCTTTGTTCGGTTATAATAATTCCGATGATTCCGTTGAAGCGCTGACCTTGAATCCGCAGTATCCGCAAGTCCTTTTTAATCAGGTTTTCGGATTTTATATGACAAAGAGCACGGTACAGCCCAAAGAGACCATTAACTTCTTTGTCGACATGATGTATGGTTCCGAGCAAAGTTATCTCGATTGCTGGCTGGGCTCGTCTTCCGGATATACGCTCAACAGCGACGGAACGATTACGGTGAAAATGGCGCAAAATTCCGACGGGAGTTATGTCGTCCCCGCAGCGCCGAATCTGACCGGCGGGTTTTCGGGCGTCTTCCCGCATTCGGACGCCGATGTCCTGTACAGTCAAAACGGCATAGTCACCGAAGCTTCCGGGACCGAAGCCGGAAAGAAAAATAAGGCCTATAAAGGCCTCAGGGATGCGCTAGACAAAGGTGTCGCCGTCAGGGTTCCCCCGGCATATTCCATGATAAACTGCCCTGCCTATTACTCAAATTACATTGCTTTTTGCAGTCTTTACGAGACCTGTATCCAAGATGCCGTCACTTCCGCAAATTTCACGGTGCAGCAGATCATCGATGATTATAAAAAAGAGATGCTGAACCTCGGCGGCAATCAAATGCTCGATGAAATGAACGCCGCCATCGGCAAAAAAACCGCGTATTATTACGGATAACCGACTGAAGGAGAGCAAACTCCGCACGGGCCACGGCCCGCACGGGCTTCGGCCCGGCGCTCTGTCAAATTTCCAATTAAGGAGGCATTCGAAAATGGCATCCTTAAAACCTTGTCCGATCTGCGGCCGGGAAGCCGCGCTATACGAGGCCGAAGCGGAACGCGTCGGTTTTTACTGCGAATGTTCGGTATGCGCGAAATCCACCGACGAATTCGCGGCCGAAAGCGAAGCGGAAGAAATGTGGAACCGAAGTGAGGCAAAAGATTTAAAAGACACCAACCGGCGGGGCATGTATGCCATCGTCATAAAACCCTTTCATACCTGGGCTCATGTTTTCTGGCGCCTTTTTCAGTTGTTAGGCCCTGTCGCTGCCGTAACCGTCATATGCACGTTCAAATTGTACATGAACACCGCGCTTTATATCGGTACGGTTCTTGGCGGCTTGTTATGCCTTGCGGTGGCGCTGTACTTTTCCTTTCAGTATTTCCTCCGTCTTCACGGCATACTCCGCCGCCTGCCCGCGAAGGAACGCAGAAAACACCTCATCGCCGCGGCGCTCGCCTTTTTCACCGTATTGAGTGCCTATATCGCCCTCATCTTTTTTGCCCTCATACCGTTGATCGGGTTCTGCCGCGGCGGGAAGGCGTTTTTAAACTGAAAGCCGATCGCCGCGTTTTGAAAAGGAGAACGTTATGAATCATCATTATAAACCCTTAGTCTCTTTATTTGTCAGCTGTCTGCTGTTCCTTGCAGCCTGCGCACCGTCGTCAACTTCTCTGCCGGATGAGCTTCGGGCGAAGAACATCAACTATCCCGAATCCGTCAGCATCATCGCGCCCGATTTTTTTAAAGCGACCGGCGCGGTCAATACCGATCGAATCAGGCAGCAATGGCTTGATGAAACATCCGCACGGTACGGTATCACCCTTCACATCTATCCGAATTATAACGCCTATGTAAACAACACCGGTTATGAGGCGTTTCCCAAAAAGCCCGATTATAATACCGACGGTCCTCCGCGGGTATCCAAAGACGTGGAACCTGCCCCGACTCCGGCGCCCAAACCGGAATATGTCGGTTTAACGCAAATCGGCTCCGTCGAAGCCCTGAAAAAAGCCGTTACCGGGTCCGATTCATATATGCCTCTGGACGATTACCTCGCCGATA is a genomic window containing:
- a CDS encoding ABC transporter substrate-binding protein, translating into MKKPIKLAVSLIICGMMFLSGCASAPNTSLPGELLGKETGYPQTLNIIAPYFFWDGNAAGENARTAGQQWLDEMSARYGVNINVISNSFAEDGTFKSAFSGVDKKTFSGLAQAESIAYLQEIVNSDLALPLDEYLADNAVWNALPEELKSTFKVNGHIYAVPANVEDYMYSRVFQKDAVDRTGITVTDLQSLKEFAAAYAKASGNYTIIANGNNDITDILNAFGLYYGEGPKNPIGYDPSEDCFTDFLTKGNAVGALEYLRELYTAGGLKCGFNEYKPKDSDEPKPVSTKSLFGYNNSDDSVEALTLNPQYPQVLFNQVFGFYMTKSTVQPKETINFFVDMMYGSEQSYLDCWLGSSSGYTLNSDGTITVKMAQNSDGSYVVPAAPNLTGGFSGVFPHSDADVLYSQNGIVTEASGTEAGKKNKAYKGLRDALDKGVAVRVPPAYSMINCPAYYSNYIAFCSLYETCIQDAVTSANFTVQQIIDDYKKEMLNLGGNQMLDEMNAAIGKKTAYYYG